In one window of Henckelia pumila isolate YLH828 chromosome 1, ASM3356847v2, whole genome shotgun sequence DNA:
- the LOC140870748 gene encoding uncharacterized protein, whose translation MGNCIVKESSMQWGGDDWGTSLARESSFSDDRTKNRYAETERTSLLGVSSPPKAEGTKVKIRISKKQLSDLLRNAQVEGLSAQDVLAQLVDAGDRFEARRPSPPAALQSIPES comes from the coding sequence ATGGGCAACTGCATCGTCAAGGAATCCTCCATGCAATGGGGCGGCGACGACTGGGGCACGTCCCTCGCACGTGAATCCAGTTTCTCCGACGATAGAACCAAGAATCGCTATGCTGAAACAGAAAGAACAAGTCTTCTTGGAGTTTCGTCACCACCTAAAGCTGAAGGAACTAAGGTGAAGATAAGAATCTCAAAGAAGCAATTGTCGGATCTGTTAAGGAATGCCCAAGTTGAGGGATTATCGGCACAGGATGTTTTGGCCCAACTGGTGGACGCCGGAGATCGGTTCGAGGCCCGTCGCCCGTCGCCGCCTGCAGCCTTACAAAGCATTCCCGAATCATGA
- the LOC140878446 gene encoding uncharacterized protein: MKITLGRASVQETKFPQVSLDSPHPSDLSHKSTFTRKWPRRRIKNSGIGVLLKRGVGNPSAKRGSHPETPIQRWKLDAIGDENDSVAEEKSSLDAGLSSCRKDRAAVSARKLAAGLRRLHLPEYPSHGGHSLGAKPRGGRVHHVDAVHRPDGNDLVHIQHCGSGSALRKFGMSSQFPNSPTEGVTKWDPVGLKKSNELKRVFGQPKRNDHRENSGLVIFALERELEHARARISELETERRSSKKKLEQFLLKLSEERAAWRSREHEKIRAYLHDMKAELGKEKKTRQRLEMANSKLVNQLSEAMLSAKRYMQQSEKERKARELIEEVCDELAKEIGDDRDEVEAAKRESMKVQEDVEEERKMLQMAEVWREERVQMKLVDAKVMLEEKYVQMNKLVADLQTLLNSRRTISNMGEIKRAELLCEAAGSVNIQDVRELRYEPPSSDDIFSVFEDNFGESNKMEAEPCLGYGPCHDSEIRTVSPGVGVLVKDGARALSNVFMSQSGELEEDTSEWETASHVEDQGSSYSPDGSDPSVSKHFQARNISRSREEIMDVDEVVLVPTRNSKKASSISRLWRSHLSNNSDSHKILSADGMKGRLSDGATTSPDRRSPLDLAEQLSSTLAGNPQVTQGRKGCIEWPLGVQKSSLKAKLLEARMDNQNTQLRQVLKQKI, translated from the exons ATGAAGATAACCTTAGGAAGAGCCAGCGTCCAAGAAACGAAGTTTCCTCAAGTTTCACTGGACTCCCCACATCCATCAGATCTCTCCCACAAGTCCACTTTTACCCGCAAGTGGCCTCGCCGGAGAATCAAGAACTCCGGCATCGGTGTGTTGTTGAAGAGGGGAGTTGGGAACCCGTCTGCCAAACGGGGCAGCCACCCAGAAACCCCTATTCAAAGATGGAAGCTTGATGCAATTGGTGACGAGAATGATTCGGTGGCGGAGGAGAAATCGTCTCTAGATGCTGGCCTGAGCAGTTGCCGGAAAGATAGGGCCGCCGTGTCGGCGAGGAAACTGGCCGCGGGACTTCGGAGGCTGCATTTGCCGGAGTATCCGAGTCATGGTGGCCACAGTTTGGGAGCTAAG CCAAGAGGTGGCCGTGTTCATCATGTGGACGCAGTGCATCGTCCTGACGGCAACGATTTGGTTCACATTCAGCATTGTGGTTCTGGTTCTGCTCTTAGAAAG TTTGGCATGTCGTCTCAATTTCCCAACTCTCCGACCGAGGGAGTGACAAAGTGGGATCCTGTTGGTTTGAAAAAGTCTAATGAGTTGAAGCGGGTATTTGGCCAACCAAAGCGCAATGACCATAGGGAAAATTCTGGTTTGGTGATATTTGCCCTTGAGAGAGAACTTGAGCATGCTAGAGCCAGAATAAGTGAGCTTGAAACTGAGCGTCGATCCTCTAAAAAGAAACTTGAGCAGTTCTTGCTGAAACTCAGTGAAGAAAGGGCTGCTTGGCGGAGTAGAGAACATGAAAAAATCCGTGCATATTTACACGATATGAAGGCTGAGTTaggcaaagaaaagaaaaccagGCAGCGGCTTGAGATGGCCAATTCCAAGTTGGTAAATCAGTTATCTGAAGCTATGTTATCTGCAAAGCGCTATATGCAACAAAGTGAAAAGGAGAGGAAGGCTAGGGAACTGATCGAGGAGGTCTGTGATGAGCTTGCTAAAGAAATCGGAGACGACAGGGATGAAGTTGAAGCAGCAAAGAGAGAATCGATGAAAGTTCAAGAGGATGTGgaagaagagagaaagatgTTGCAGATGGCTGAGGTTTGGCGTGAGGAACGAGTGCAAATGAAGCTGGTCGATGCAAAGGTTATGCTTGAAGAGAAGTATGTGcagatgaacaagctagtagcCGATCTTCAGACCCTTCTGAATTCGAGAAGAACAATTTCCAATATGGGGGAAATAAAAAGAGCAGAATTGCTCTGTGAGGCTGCTGGCTCTGTCAACATACAAGATGTTAGGGAATTAAGGTACGAGCCCCCGAGTTCTGATGatatcttctctgtttttgaagatAATTTTGGAGAATCCAACAAGATGGAGGCTGAGCCATGTCTTGGATACGGTCCTTGCCATGACTCCGAGATCCGCACAGTGAGTCCTGGAGTGGGAGTTCTTGTTAAAGATGGTGCTCGTGCACTTTCCAACGTTTTTATGAGTCAAAGTGGTGAACTAGAAGAAGATACTAGTGAGTGGGAAACTGCGAGCCATGTCGAGGATCAGGGCTCAAGTTATTCCCCCGATGGAAGCGATCCTTCTGTCAGTAAGCATTTTCAAGCCAGAAATATTTCGAGAAGCAGGGAGGAGATCATGGACGTCGATGAAGTTGTTCTGGTGCCAACAAGAAACTCGAAAAAGGCCTCGTCTATTTCTAGGTTATGGAGATCACACCTGAGCAACAACAGCGATAGTCATAAAATCTTGTCGGCTGATGGAATGAAAGGGAGGCTTTCAGATGGAGCTACTACATCTCCAGATCGTCGTAGTCCACTGGATTTGGCTGAACAATTGAGCTCGACTCTAGCAGGAAATCCACAGGTGACTCAAGGGAGGAAAGGATGCATTGAATGGCCGCTTGGTGTGCAGAAGAGTAGTTTAAAGGCCAAACTTTTGGAAGCGAGGATGGATAATCAAAATACCCAGTTGCGCCAGGTTTTAAAGCAGAAAATTTAG